The sequence TTAGAAGAAGCAGCAGCTGCAGACCAAGCAGAGATAGACCGTCAAAGTAGAATCTTACAAAAATCCAGAGCGAGAGCGTCGGAAATGGACAACCCATCCCTTGGGAGGGCCGTACATGCAAGACAGACCTTGGTGGACCGGCTGAAAGCTAGAAAAACAAAGGCTCCTTTCGTGGATATCAAACAGCCGGAAATATATTTTGATCTGGAAAACGAAGTGGCAGATGAAAATATTCTGGAATTGACGGATTATAGCGTTGCGTTTGATGAGCAGCTTTTAGAGCATGTGAATTTTGAAATGAAGCCTGGAGAGCATGTGGCAATTGTGGGGAGTAATGGAACAGGAAAAACAACAATGCTATGTGAAGTCTTTGAAAATAAGAAAGACACGATCAGGATTAGTGAAGGTGCAAAGGTTAGCATGTTTTCCCAGATTACTGGCTCATTATATGATGATACGAAAACGCTGCTTGAAATCTTCGAAGAAAAAGGCTTTGATAGAAAAAATGATATAGAGAACTATTTAAAAAAATATGGTTTTGAAGGAGAGACGCTTGGTCAGAAAGTGAGTGAATTATCTGGTGGAGAAAAGGATTTGTTTCAATTGGCGATGCTCTCATTAGAAAAAGCCAACTTCCTGCTGCTGGATGAACCGACGGGGCATTTGGATGTTTATGCGCAGATTGCATTAGAACAGGCGATTTCTGGGTACAAAGGTGCAATTCTTATGGTATCCCATGATTATTATACGGTGGCCAATTGTATGGACTATGTACTTTTGGTAGAAAACAACACGGTGCGCAGAATGAGCATCCGCAAATTCCGTCAGATGATTTATGCCAATCATTTTGACAAAGACTATCTGTTGCTGGAGCAAAAGAAAAAAGAGACAGAAACCAGAATACAACAACTGCTTCGGACGAACGAATTTGAAATGGCAAAGGTTCTTATGGAGTCATTAGAAGAGATTATTAAAAAAATGAAAATGTCAATGACATAATTTCAATAAGTTTCATTATGCAGTATAGAACTGGTTTCCCAGCATATATGGAGATGGTTGTACTTCTTTCCCATAAATAACAATTCTTTATTTGGAGGTATTCACGCTATGGATAATGAACTGAAAATCAAAATGTACTCATTTACGGTGGATTGCAAAGACCCTTATGAATTAGCAAAGTTTTATGCGGTGCTGCTTAAGTGGGAAATACCATTTTATAATGAAGATTGGGCATGTGTAGGTGCTCCGGGAACGGAGCAGGGGATGTATCCTGGAATAACCTTTCAACGGAATCCTGAGTATAAACCGCCTGTTTGGCCGGATAAGCCTGAAGCGCAACAGCAAATGGCGCATTTAGACTTCGCTGTTAACGATTTGGAAAAGGCAGTTGAATATGCAATTCATTGTGGAGCGACAATCGCAGATGAGCAATTTTCCGATGATTGGAGAGTCATGCTTGACCCTGCAGGACACCCTTTTTGCTTATGTCAGATGAAATCAGTTATAGAAAGTCCCCATTTTGCATTGTTATAAAAATCATAACTCAATAAAAACACCTGCGCCCTATTGGTTTAAGGCGAAGGGAGCAGAAGTGGAGGGAGTGTCAAGGATAATACGAGCGGCTACGCCGTCCTTGACACTCCCTCCATTGGATTCCTACACAACAAAACAGCGGTATGCACTTTATCAGGTGCATACCGCCTTTTGCTGTCATCAGCCCGTTTAACGTTATGCGTGCAGTTCCTTGCAAACTAGCCTAAAAACAGTATAAAAAACAAAAATTTGGGAATTTGAACAATATGAATATGAAAATATATTCCGAAATATGGACAAGATAGTTATAAAGGACAAAATGCTATTATGTTCGAAGAATTATTTACAAAAATGCTTCGGAAATATACTTGAAGTATATCGGTATCATATGAATCCCGCAGGTAGGATTTTATATTACCATACCTGTTGGTCTCCTTTTGGGGATGAAAATTTTACACAAATTTTACCTATAATTAACATAGATAATGCTTTAATTATCATTAATTATTGTATAATTAATATTTGTTGTGAAGAGAAAGATAGAAGTTTAAAATATTATAAAGGATAAGCGCTTCTTATTAAAGTTTTAATAAGGAGTCGATTAGCGAGGGTGACGAATGGATGATCAAATGTTAAAATCTGGGCAAAAAGCCAAGATAAAAACAGATGCGGTAAACCTATTTTATGGCAACTTCCAAGCGCTGAGAAATGTTACAATGGATATTACAGAATGTGCTATAACAGCCATAATTGGGCCGTCGGGATGCGGTAAATCTTCTCTTCTGCGTCTTTTTAATCGTATGAATGACCCGATACCAGGAGTTAGGGTAGAGGGAAAAATTTTGCTTGATGGTGTTTCTATCTATGATAAAAGTATGGATGTTGTTGCACTGAAAAAAAGAGTTGGTATGGTTTTTCAAAAACCTAATCCCTTTCCTATGTCTGTGTATGATAATATGGCTTTTGGTCCAAGGCATCATGGAATAAAACAAAGAGCCCGTCTTGATGAGATTGTGGAAAGGAACTTGAACCAGGTAGCTTTATGGGACGAAGTTAAGGACAAACTGAAAGAATCCGCTTTTGATCTTTCTCCGGGACAGCAGCAGCGTCTGTGTATAGCCCGTGCATTGGCTGTGGAGCCTGACGTTTTATTAATGGATGAATCATGCAGTGCTCTTGATCCGGAATCTACAATGCAAGTTGAGGGGTTAATGGAGGAACTGGCGCAAAAATATACGATCATTATTGTAACTCATAGTATGGAACAAGCAGCAAGGGTGTCTCATATGACTGCTTTTATGATGATGGATCATGATAGAGCGGGGACATTGGTCGAATATGCTCCAACAGCAGAAATTTTTGCTAATCCAAAGGATAAACGCACCGAGGACTATATTACAGGTCGGTTCGGATAAAAATTTTTAAAATGTGAACTTGCAGTTCTTTAATATATTCTGAGAAATGGAGGAAATCAAGCATTGGAGTTTTATCATAGTTGATGATTTTGATGTTTGATTTTTGTGAGAGACATGAGGAAAAAGATTGTAACGTGCAAATTATTAAGACGAATAAAAGGTACTGTCAGCGTAGTGATATTAACCCTTACTATGGGTATGCTGACTGCATGCAGCCAGGCACCTGGCTCAGCCACAATTGTTGCAGGCTCAACTTCCGTACAACCCTATGCTGAGATTCTGGCAGAAGAGTACATGGCTTTAAATCCAGACGCTGTGATTGATATCCAGGGTGGTGGATCTTCAGCCGGCATTACGGCAACCAAGACACACAGTGCCGATATTGGAATGTCCTCCCGTGCATTGAACGATGAGGAGAAAAATCTGTGGAATGTAGAAATTGCCAAGGATGGATTGGTATTAATAGTAAACCCCAGGAATCCGATACAAGACCTTACTTCAGATCAGATTCGCGATATTTACGCTGCTACAATTACCGACTGGAGCCAATTGGGAGGCACAAAGTCAAAGATCAATATCATAGCGCGTGAAGAAGGTTCAGGTACAAGAAGTGCCTTTGCGGAGCTGTTGATGGGTGAAGAAGAGATAACCCCGAAAGCTATCGTCCAGGACTCCAATGGGGCGGTACGGCAATTGGTTGCGGATGACCCCAATGCGATAGGATTTATCTCTTTGGGTTTGGTTACGGATGAAGTGAAAGCTTTACATTTAGATGGCATCGAAGCGACACGAGAAAATATAATGAATGGCAGCTACAAACTGTCCAGGCAGTTTTTATTTATCACTGACGGGGAACCGACCGGATTAAATAGGGAATTCATAGATTTTACCCTTTCTTCAGAAGGGCAAAAATTACTGAGCAATGAGGGACTTATTCCATCAGAAGAGGGGGCAGGAAAATGAAGAATTTTAAAGAAAAATTATCTGAGCGTGTGTTTCTTCTAATTGCTCTTTCGACTTTATCGGTGCTTGCGTTAATCACTGTGTTTATATTTATAAAAGGTATCCCTATTATTGCCAAGGTTGGTATAATAAACTTTGTCTTTGGGATGAAATGGGCTCCAAGCCAAGGTTACTATGGCATTTTCCCGATGATAGTGGGATCTGTATCGGTCACTTTAGGAGCAGCAATCCTGGGAGTTCCCATCGCCATTTGCTGCAGCATTTTTCTGGCTGAGTTTGCTCCTGCAAAACTTAGAAACATATTCAGACCCGCCATCCAGTTGCTGGCTGCCATACCTTCCGTGGTATATGGGTTCTGGGGAGTATTGTTCGTTGTACCAATGATACGTAACTACCTGGGAGGTCCGGGTTTAAGCATATTGGCCGGTTCCATCATTTTGGGTATTATGATCCTGCCAACGATCATCAGCATCACCGAAGTATCTCTCCTTGCGCTGCCGCGCCATTATAAGGATGGAGCGCTTGCATTAGGATTGACACAATGGCAAACGATACGTTCCTTGCTGTTACCTGCGGCCAAATCGGGTATCGTTGCCGCCGTAATTTTAGGTTTAGGCAGGGCAATTGGTGAGACTATGGCGGTGATTATGGTTCTGGGTAATGCTGTCGCACTTCCTGAATCAGTTCTTGACCCTGTCAGGACACTGACCACGAATATCGGTATTGAGATGGGATATGCATCAGGCGAACACCAGCAGGCGCTTTTCGCCACAGGTATTGTATTGTTTGTCATTATCATGATTTTAAATGCTTCTGCCCAATACATCACACGAAAGAGGTGAGGTCACTATGAGAATTAACGCGAAAGCTTCCGAAAAGATAGCAAAATTTTTGATTTGGACAGCTGCTCTTCTTGTTATTGCAATTCTTTTTTCTATTATTATCCATATACTAATCAAGGGCATACCTATGCTCAGTTGGCAGTTTTTAACAGATATTCCGCGGGATATGGGCCGTTCAGGGGGTATTTCTTCTTCCATTGTCGGTACTCTGATTGTGACGGCAGTAGCCGTAATTGTCGCAACACCATTCGGTATTGGAACAGCTATCTACCTTACGGAGTACACACGTGAGAGCAGAGTCACCCGCATTATCCGCTTCAGTGCCGAGTCTCTGGCAGGGATACCATCCATTGTTTATGGACTTTTTGGTTTTATCTTCTTTGTTATATACTTAAAAATTGGATGGTCAATTTTGTCCGGCGGATTAACCATGGCTATCATGATTCTGCCTACTATTATACGTACATCAGAAGAGGCGATTCGTACTGTGCCACAGCTATACCGGGAGGTAGGCTTCTCTTTGGGACTCACAAAGTGGCAGGCAATAACCAGGACGGTACTCCCATCAGCACTCCCCGGAATAGTAAATGGAGTAATTTTGAGCATAGGGAGATGTGTAGCTGAGACAGCTGCTGTTATTTTAACAGCCGGCTCTGCATTGCGCATGCCTACATCAATCTTCTCCCCAACTCGAACGATGGCAGTACATTTTTATATACTGGCGAGGGAGGGAATATCCATGGATAACGCTTATGGAACAGCAGCGCTCTTGATTATTCTTATTCTTCTGCTTAATGTTGGTTTCAATATGCTGGTCAATAGATTCATAGCTAAAGGCCGTTAAGAGGTGAAAAATGACACAGAAATCAAAAATAGAAATAAAAGGATTAAACTTCTATTATCAACAAAAGCAGGTTATTAAAGAACTTAACCTGGAGATACCTAAAAATCGGATTATGGCTGTTTTTGGTCCAGCCAATAGTGGTATAACAACACTGCTTCGCACATTGAACCGTCTGAGTGATTTGACTGTGGGAGCACGTCAGGAGGGTGAGATACTTTTAGATGGGAAAAACATCTTTGACCCGGACGTTAATGTGACAGAACTGCGCCGCAGGGTAGGGATGGTCTTTGATGTACCAACACCTCTGCCTATGTCCATCTTTGACAATGTCGCATTGGGCCCCCGTATGGGTGGAATGAAAACCAAGGCGGATGTGGCAGAGGAAGTGGAAAAAGCTCTGCGTATGTCTGCCCTGTGGGATGATGTCAAAGATAGGCTGGATACTCCTGCAGCCAGGTTATCCGGTGGTCAGCAGCAGCGCTTGTGTATTGCCAGGGTTTTGGCCCTTGAGCCGGAAGTTATTTTGCTGGACAGACCATGTTCAGCACTTGACCCAATATCAACGGCCAAAATTGAGGAATCCTTAATACAGCTTAAAGAGCAATACACCATTATCATTGCACCACATACCGTTCAGCAGGCTGGGCGTATCGCTGACCGGGTTGCATTCATGTTAATGGGAGATTTAATAGAACAAGGTTATACCCAAGAGGTCTTTTCATTCCCCAAGGATAATCGAACGAACGATTACCTTACCGGTAGATTTGGTTAAGATTCCGTATATTTTATAATTTTTAGTTAAAGGAGATGAGCATATTGGTTAGAGAACGTTTTACACAGAAGATACTTGAAGTTAAACAAAAGGTATTAAAAATGGGAGCTCTGGTTGAGAATATTATTGACACGTCAGTGACTGCTATGAAGACACAAGATCTTGATCTTGCAAGGAATGTTTTGAAGAAAGATGACGAAATAGATCAGTTAGAACTTGAAATTGAAAAGGATTGTATGATGCTTCTTGCCCTTCAGCAGCCTCTCGCCAAGGATTTAAGGACAATTGCATCGGTACTGAAAATCATAACAGATCTTGAGAGAATGGGAGATAATGCAGTAAACATTGCAGAGGTAATACTTGAGATCGGCGAAGAACCCATTTTGAATTCCCTAAAAGATATTCCAAGGATGGCAGATATTGCTCAGAAAATGTTAAAGATGAGCCTTGATGCCTTTGTAAATGAGGATATTGCCCTTGCACAAAAGGCAGCTGAGAGGGACGAAGATGTTGACAGGCTCTATGAAACCGTTATAAATGATTTCCTTAACATCATCGCAGAAAAAAGAGAACTTACAAAACAAGGTACTAAACTTTTATTTTTAGGAAGGTATCTTGAGAGAATCGCCGACCATTCTACTAATATTTGTGAAAGAACGATATACATGATTACAGGTGAGTTAAAGGAGATAAATTAGAGGCATGCCTCTAATTTATCTCCTTTCAGACTGTTCTGAAAAACTAAAACTAAAAAACTAAAACTAAAAAACACAGACTAAAAAGGCCCATGTAATAGTGGGCTTTTCCCATATCCATTCCGAAAAATGTTTTCTCCCCTTGGAAACTATTGGTTATCTTATATTATATGATAGCTTCTAGGTTATTTAGATACAAAGACGGATATAGAAGATTTAAGCGGACAGAATAACTAAATAATTATGTTTTCTTTTGTAGTGTCCATGTTGTCAATAAAAATTAATGAATCGTCTGGTAAGAGGTTAAACTCGCAAATTGAGTTATTCACTTGAACAATGAAAGGGGAATTCCGGGTTCCATTAATTTTGCAGGAATTTAGATGGCTGGTAAAAAGTATGAAAAAATTGTTATTTGGTATATCTGGTTTGCCGATGCATAACGGCACAAAGAAATATAATTATGCAAGTGCCATTCATTATTTAAAGTCTGTGGGATTGGATGCTATGGAACTTCTTTTTGTACGTAATGTCAATGTAACGGATCGCAATAAGGTGGCGATACTGGAGGCGAAGAATAAGGAGGATTTTTATCTATCCGCTCATGCGTCTCATTATTTGAATTTGAATGCTGATGATGTTGAAATACAGAATCAATCAGTAAAAAGAATAATTGATGCTGCCGGCGGGCTGAGAAAGGTCAACGGAAGGAGTTTGGTATTGCATCCAGGATACTATATGAAAGATTCAAAGAAAGAAACTTATGATACCATTAAGGACAATTTAAGGAAGCTGCCAGACTGCGGAGTCAATTATAGGCTTGAGACAACTGGAAAAGGAACGCAGTTTGGTACTTTGGAGGAACTGGTTGCTTTGTGTAAAGAGATTCCTACCTGTAAGCTTTGTATTGATTTTTCACATATCCATGCAAGAACGAACGGAGGACTCAGAAGGTATGATGATTTTGCGGATATTCTTGAATATGTCTGCAAGAATCTGGGCAGGAGCGCAATAGAGGATTTGCATATTCACATGGGAGGTATAAGGTATACCTCAAAGGGAGAAATAAGTCATGCTCCATTAATGGAAAGTGATTTTAACTATAGAGAATGTCTGAGAGCCATTAGGGATTTTAACGTTAAGGGGTGTATAATTGCTGAAGGTCCGTTACTGGAAAAGGATGCTCTGCTCCTGAAACAGACATATGAAAGATTGTAAAGGAGAATGATTGCATGAAAATTGAAATGACAAAGTATCATAGAGTGGTACTCCCTCCGACCGAGACCTTTTACAGCGTGTTCCACGCCGCAGTAACGGACAAGTTCGGTGTGAACTGGAATGTCGTTGCTGATAAAGCACCGAAGGAAATGGAGGGGTGAAAATGAATAACGAACGTGTATATAAAATGGAATTTTCTGGCGTCTACCCTCTGTATATTCAAAAAGCTGAGCGTAAAGGACGCACGAAGGCGGAAGTCGATACCGTCATCCAATGGTTGACTGGTTACGATGAACACGGATTACAGTCTCAAATCGAAAAAGATGTTGATTTTGAGACGTTCTTTGCCGGAGCCCCTCAAATCAATCCAAACGCTTCTAAAATCACCGGAGTAATCTGCGGGGTTCGCATCGAGGAAATCGAAGATCCGCTTATGCAGAAGGTACGCTGGTTAGACAAATTGGTGGATGAACTGGCAAAAGGTAAGCC is a genomic window of Lacrimispora sphenoides containing:
- the pstA gene encoding phosphate ABC transporter permease PstA, translating into MRINAKASEKIAKFLIWTAALLVIAILFSIIIHILIKGIPMLSWQFLTDIPRDMGRSGGISSSIVGTLIVTAVAVIVATPFGIGTAIYLTEYTRESRVTRIIRFSAESLAGIPSIVYGLFGFIFFVIYLKIGWSILSGGLTMAIMILPTIIRTSEEAIRTVPQLYREVGFSLGLTKWQAITRTVLPSALPGIVNGVILSIGRCVAETAAVILTAGSALRMPTSIFSPTRTMAVHFYILAREGISMDNAYGTAALLIILILLLNVGFNMLVNRFIAKGR
- the pstC gene encoding phosphate ABC transporter permease subunit PstC, with translation MKNFKEKLSERVFLLIALSTLSVLALITVFIFIKGIPIIAKVGIINFVFGMKWAPSQGYYGIFPMIVGSVSVTLGAAILGVPIAICCSIFLAEFAPAKLRNIFRPAIQLLAAIPSVVYGFWGVLFVVPMIRNYLGGPGLSILAGSIILGIMILPTIISITEVSLLALPRHYKDGALALGLTQWQTIRSLLLPAAKSGIVAAVILGLGRAIGETMAVIMVLGNAVALPESVLDPVRTLTTNIGIEMGYASGEHQQALFATGIVLFVIIMILNASAQYITRKR
- a CDS encoding TIM barrel protein — its product is MHNGTKKYNYASAIHYLKSVGLDAMELLFVRNVNVTDRNKVAILEAKNKEDFYLSAHASHYLNLNADDVEIQNQSVKRIIDAAGGLRKVNGRSLVLHPGYYMKDSKKETYDTIKDNLRKLPDCGVNYRLETTGKGTQFGTLEELVALCKEIPTCKLCIDFSHIHARTNGGLRRYDDFADILEYVCKNLGRSAIEDLHIHMGGIRYTSKGEISHAPLMESDFNYRECLRAIRDFNVKGCIIAEGPLLEKDALLLKQTYERL
- a CDS encoding phosphate ABC transporter substrate-binding protein: MRKKIVTCKLLRRIKGTVSVVILTLTMGMLTACSQAPGSATIVAGSTSVQPYAEILAEEYMALNPDAVIDIQGGGSSAGITATKTHSADIGMSSRALNDEEKNLWNVEIAKDGLVLIVNPRNPIQDLTSDQIRDIYAATITDWSQLGGTKSKINIIAREEGSGTRSAFAELLMGEEEITPKAIVQDSNGAVRQLVADDPNAIGFISLGLVTDEVKALHLDGIEATRENIMNGSYKLSRQFLFITDGEPTGLNREFIDFTLSSEGQKLLSNEGLIPSEEGAGK
- a CDS encoding VOC family protein; protein product: MDNELKIKMYSFTVDCKDPYELAKFYAVLLKWEIPFYNEDWACVGAPGTEQGMYPGITFQRNPEYKPPVWPDKPEAQQQMAHLDFAVNDLEKAVEYAIHCGATIADEQFSDDWRVMLDPAGHPFCLCQMKSVIESPHFALL
- a CDS encoding ATP-binding cassette domain-containing protein, translated to MIKVQNLSYSYPQKDLYKKVSFTIEDNVHCALIGTNGTGKSTLLDLIMHSEEYLYDGKIEIDNTGRIGYVSQFSQLDPKEDMTVFQYISDEFVKHEQKIFDLCKEMETAVDLEGIFEEYQKELDEWNAIDGESHEINIKKQLKLANLQKLEEQKISSLSGGEFKLVQVIREMMLSPRFLIMDEPDVFLDFNHLNALRNLINAHKGTLLIITHNRYLLNHCFNKILHMENMDVQEFDGTYTEYNYELLATKIDLEEAAAADQAEIDRQSRILQKSRARASEMDNPSLGRAVHARQTLVDRLKARKTKAPFVDIKQPEIYFDLENEVADENILELTDYSVAFDEQLLEHVNFEMKPGEHVAIVGSNGTGKTTMLCEVFENKKDTIRISEGAKVSMFSQITGSLYDDTKTLLEIFEEKGFDRKNDIENYLKKYGFEGETLGQKVSELSGGEKDLFQLAMLSLEKANFLLLDEPTGHLDVYAQIALEQAISGYKGAILMVSHDYYTVANCMDYVLLVENNTVRRMSIRKFRQMIYANHFDKDYLLLEQKKKETETRIQQLLRTNEFEMAKVLMESLEEIIKKMKMSMT
- the phoU gene encoding phosphate signaling complex protein PhoU, with protein sequence MSILVRERFTQKILEVKQKVLKMGALVENIIDTSVTAMKTQDLDLARNVLKKDDEIDQLELEIEKDCMMLLALQQPLAKDLRTIASVLKIITDLERMGDNAVNIAEVILEIGEEPILNSLKDIPRMADIAQKMLKMSLDAFVNEDIALAQKAAERDEDVDRLYETVINDFLNIIAEKRELTKQGTKLLFLGRYLERIADHSTNICERTIYMITGELKEIN
- the pstB gene encoding phosphate ABC transporter ATP-binding protein PstB is translated as MDDQMLKSGQKAKIKTDAVNLFYGNFQALRNVTMDITECAITAIIGPSGCGKSSLLRLFNRMNDPIPGVRVEGKILLDGVSIYDKSMDVVALKKRVGMVFQKPNPFPMSVYDNMAFGPRHHGIKQRARLDEIVERNLNQVALWDEVKDKLKESAFDLSPGQQQRLCIARALAVEPDVLLMDESCSALDPESTMQVEGLMEELAQKYTIIIVTHSMEQAARVSHMTAFMMMDHDRAGTLVEYAPTAEIFANPKDKRTEDYITGRFG
- a CDS encoding phosphate ABC transporter ATP-binding protein codes for the protein MTQKSKIEIKGLNFYYQQKQVIKELNLEIPKNRIMAVFGPANSGITTLLRTLNRLSDLTVGARQEGEILLDGKNIFDPDVNVTELRRRVGMVFDVPTPLPMSIFDNVALGPRMGGMKTKADVAEEVEKALRMSALWDDVKDRLDTPAARLSGGQQQRLCIARVLALEPEVILLDRPCSALDPISTAKIEESLIQLKEQYTIIIAPHTVQQAGRIADRVAFMLMGDLIEQGYTQEVFSFPKDNRTNDYLTGRFG
- a CDS encoding DUF2200 domain-containing protein, with the protein product MNNERVYKMEFSGVYPLYIQKAERKGRTKAEVDTVIQWLTGYDEHGLQSQIEKDVDFETFFAGAPQINPNASKITGVICGVRIEEIEDPLMQKVRWLDKLVDELAKGKPMEKVLRG